One part of the Nitrospira defluvii genome encodes these proteins:
- the radC gene encoding RadC family protein, producing MTLKKSGRGIGEWPETERPRERLLSEGATSLSDAQLLAILLRVGRQDASAVKVGMEVLARVGGIYGLLHCSVEELCAIPGVGPAKAAQLKAAVEVGKRAVSAPLTTGTRINSSADLFKHYHASLRDLRHEIFAVVLLDAKNQVIRDVTISEGSLTLSIVHPREVFIPAMRASAAGVIFLHNHPSGDPTPSQEDRVLTARLVSAGALLGIQVLDHLIVGDGRYVSFADQGWLCGEATR from the coding sequence GTGACACTCAAAAAGTCAGGGCGTGGCATCGGCGAATGGCCGGAGACTGAGCGGCCGCGCGAGCGATTGCTCAGCGAGGGGGCAACCAGTCTCTCCGATGCGCAACTACTGGCGATTCTCCTGCGGGTGGGACGGCAAGACGCCTCCGCAGTCAAAGTGGGGATGGAGGTGCTGGCCCGCGTCGGCGGGATCTACGGGCTTCTCCACTGCAGCGTGGAGGAACTGTGTGCCATTCCCGGGGTCGGACCGGCCAAAGCGGCGCAATTAAAGGCGGCGGTGGAGGTCGGCAAACGGGCGGTGTCGGCTCCCTTGACGACCGGGACGCGCATCAATTCCAGCGCAGACCTCTTTAAGCATTACCACGCAAGCTTGCGCGATCTCCGTCATGAAATTTTCGCTGTCGTTCTCCTGGATGCCAAGAACCAGGTCATTCGCGATGTGACCATCTCCGAGGGTAGCCTCACCCTCAGCATCGTCCATCCGCGGGAGGTGTTTATTCCGGCGATGCGTGCGTCGGCGGCGGGAGTCATTTTCCTTCACAATCATCCGAGCGGCGACCCGACCCCGAGCCAGGAGGACCGCGTATTGACGGCGAGGTTGGTGTCAGCCGGTGCGCTCCTCGGCATTCAGGTGCTGGATCATCTGATAGTGGGCGACGGTCGGTACGTGAGCTTCGCCGACCAGGGATGGCTTTGCGGAGAGGCCACGCGATGA
- the fusA gene encoding elongation factor G, producing MMNVPLTESIRNVAVVSNAGSGKTSLVEALAYCTGTLSSPGSVLAGNTVSDFEPEEVHHRSSFNTTVLRCCYNGTVLNLLDTPGAPSFVADVRAALRIADGVVMVVNAATGVRSDLQRMWSLVDAAELPCLVFVNGLDKEGTEFEKTVEELIDELGITAVPLTRSVGSGAQMSGVVDLLQNRLVTVRSDRPQAEEEPVPAEQRDQAAEARRRASERVAEQDEALLERYVTDGELTDDVLVQGLRMGVRRRRLVPVLGGSAIHNLGVHSLLRGLIHLLPSPVDRAQAVSLQGVGLTNDPAPIQREPLATAPFSALVFKTLIDPFVGRLSYVRLYSGTLEADSGLYNATKLVRERGGHLFTIFGKKYTPISRAVAGDIVAIGKLKDTLTGDTLCDEHAPIRYPGIPVARPVMSFAIEPKAKVDVEKVSLGLHKLIEEDPSLEFVRHLETKEMVLSGMGQRHIEVALEKLHRKYGAEVTLHAPKIPYRETVRSVAQAQGKYKKQTGGHGQYGDCWLEVGPLPRGQGFEFENKIVGGAIPRNFVPAVEKGVVEALHEGPLAGFPTVDVRVTVYDGSYHVVDSSELAFKIAGSMGVKKALEAAHPILLEPLMTLEVEVPADSVGAVLGDLNARRGRIIMVEAKGHMETVKALVPQAELVNYAPALNSLTGGQGSYVMEQAQYEEVPRELTGRIVEEHRAERHGVVAHH from the coding sequence ATGATGAACGTTCCCCTCACCGAATCCATCAGGAATGTGGCTGTGGTGTCGAACGCGGGATCGGGAAAAACCTCGTTAGTCGAAGCGCTGGCCTACTGTACCGGAACGCTCTCATCCCCCGGATCCGTGCTCGCAGGAAACACGGTCTCTGATTTCGAACCAGAAGAAGTGCACCATCGCAGCTCGTTCAATACCACCGTACTTCGCTGCTGTTACAACGGGACTGTCCTCAATCTCCTGGATACTCCGGGCGCGCCAAGTTTCGTCGCCGATGTCCGGGCAGCGCTGCGCATTGCGGATGGGGTGGTAATGGTCGTGAACGCGGCGACCGGCGTACGCAGCGATCTTCAACGGATGTGGTCGCTGGTTGACGCAGCGGAACTTCCCTGCCTCGTGTTCGTGAACGGGTTGGACAAAGAGGGTACTGAGTTTGAGAAGACCGTGGAGGAGTTGATCGACGAGTTGGGGATTACGGCAGTGCCGCTGACGCGCTCGGTGGGCAGCGGGGCGCAGATGAGCGGGGTGGTGGATCTGCTGCAGAATCGTCTCGTCACCGTCCGTTCGGACCGGCCGCAGGCGGAAGAGGAGCCGGTTCCCGCAGAGCAGCGAGATCAGGCGGCTGAGGCCAGGCGACGCGCGAGCGAACGTGTGGCCGAACAGGACGAAGCGCTTCTCGAGCGATATGTGACCGACGGGGAATTGACGGATGACGTGTTGGTGCAGGGATTGCGGATGGGAGTACGCCGTCGGAGGCTGGTTCCGGTACTGGGTGGCTCGGCCATACACAATCTGGGGGTTCATTCGCTCCTGCGCGGGCTCATCCATCTCTTGCCGTCACCCGTTGATCGTGCCCAAGCGGTGTCATTGCAGGGTGTGGGGCTGACGAACGACCCCGCTCCGATCCAGCGCGAGCCACTGGCGACGGCGCCATTTTCGGCTCTGGTGTTCAAGACGCTCATCGATCCCTTCGTCGGGCGATTGTCCTATGTCCGTCTGTATTCGGGTACCTTGGAGGCGGACAGCGGTCTGTACAACGCCACCAAGCTGGTACGGGAGCGGGGTGGCCACCTCTTCACCATTTTCGGAAAAAAATACACGCCGATCTCCCGCGCCGTGGCAGGAGACATCGTCGCCATCGGCAAATTAAAGGATACCCTCACGGGCGATACGCTGTGCGATGAGCATGCGCCCATCCGGTATCCCGGCATTCCGGTGGCCAGACCGGTGATGTCGTTCGCGATCGAGCCGAAAGCGAAGGTGGATGTTGAGAAGGTGAGTCTCGGGTTGCATAAGCTCATCGAAGAGGATCCGAGCCTGGAATTCGTCCGTCACCTGGAAACGAAGGAGATGGTACTCAGCGGTATGGGGCAACGACACATCGAGGTGGCACTGGAAAAACTGCATCGCAAATATGGCGCGGAGGTCACGCTACACGCGCCTAAAATTCCTTATCGAGAAACGGTCCGAAGCGTCGCGCAGGCGCAAGGTAAATACAAAAAGCAGACCGGCGGGCATGGACAGTATGGGGACTGCTGGTTGGAAGTCGGTCCATTGCCGCGTGGGCAAGGGTTCGAGTTCGAAAACAAAATCGTCGGCGGTGCCATTCCCCGCAATTTCGTGCCGGCTGTGGAGAAGGGGGTGGTCGAAGCGCTGCACGAGGGGCCTCTAGCTGGGTTTCCCACCGTGGATGTGCGGGTGACCGTGTATGACGGTTCCTATCATGTCGTCGATTCGTCTGAGCTGGCCTTCAAAATCGCCGGGTCGATGGGTGTGAAAAAGGCGTTGGAAGCGGCCCATCCGATCCTGCTCGAACCGCTGATGACCCTGGAGGTCGAAGTGCCTGCCGACTCTGTCGGGGCCGTGCTCGGAGATCTCAATGCCCGCCGGGGACGGATCATCATGGTCGAAGCCAAGGGCCATATGGAAACCGTGAAGGCTCTCGTTCCGCAGGCTGAACTGGTGAATTATGCGCCGGCGTTGAACTCATTGACCGGCGGGCAGGGGAGTTACGTGATGGAACAGGCCCAGTATGAGGAGGTACCGAGGGAGCTGACCGGGCGGATTGTCGAGGAGCACCGGGCAGAACGCCACGGGGTGGTGGCTCATCACTAG
- a CDS encoding TnsA endonuclease N-terminal domain-containing protein: MRKEILEQGIVECDRRKPVWNQPRGNYGSNFWQMYSRKLDRDVHFYSSLERDHGVIVEADPTVAWFCEQPLRINIKLDGRDRETVMDMLIQFTDGRTEYREVKYASDVQRVDDRSRVARQLAAQREWAFVTANDYKIVTDEEIRRNAMFLRNWKQILAYLATYASYDLAEIENQILAAFDIEPSWSLRDLERYIARPDRQTVKAAIFRLIHGGLCTAPLDVYPLTNSLTIQRGTK; the protein is encoded by the coding sequence ATGAGAAAAGAGATTCTGGAGCAGGGGATAGTCGAGTGCGACCGTAGAAAGCCGGTGTGGAACCAACCGCGTGGAAACTACGGAAGTAACTTTTGGCAGATGTATAGCCGGAAATTAGATCGAGACGTCCACTTCTACAGCAGTCTTGAGCGCGACCACGGCGTGATCGTCGAAGCTGATCCCACGGTCGCATGGTTTTGCGAACAGCCGCTGCGCATCAACATTAAGTTGGACGGCCGGGATCGTGAAACAGTGATGGACATGCTGATCCAGTTCACGGACGGCCGGACGGAATATCGTGAAGTCAAATATGCGAGTGATGTGCAGCGAGTTGACGATCGCTCTCGAGTGGCTCGGCAACTTGCCGCTCAGCGCGAATGGGCGTTCGTCACCGCGAATGACTACAAGATCGTCACGGATGAGGAAATCAGACGGAATGCCATGTTCCTTCGGAACTGGAAACAGATCTTGGCGTATCTCGCCACCTACGCGTCCTATGATCTCGCGGAGATTGAAAATCAAATCCTCGCCGCGTTCGACATCGAGCCGTCCTGGTCCCTGAGAGATCTAGAACGTTATATCGCTCGTCCAGACCGTCAGACGGTAAAGGCCGCGATCTTTCGCCTCATCCATGGTGGTCTCTGCACGGCTCCGCTCGACGTGTACCCGTTGACCAACTCCTTAACCATACAGCGAGGGACAAAATGA
- a CDS encoding ImmA/IrrE family metallo-endopeptidase: MIADDPEALLKALHVTDPRDIDIEAIAQYCGATVIYERLVGCEGRIIGHGNRAIITVDQRATTSRKRFSAAHELGHWMKHRGKVALVCDHEQLMCQWEGRDRESVANRYAAELLLPQYLFQPLLKDKPLTLETVRGLAEQFETSITATAMRLVQLTDRSAALICASEHGRAWFELSPSAKAAQCWPRRTLPVDSGAAAILKRDEELIGPRKVPATVWFGGNNASITDVVEDTVRITAHLAISLVVWPSSCTR, translated from the coding sequence ATGATTGCTGACGATCCAGAGGCGCTGCTGAAAGCGTTACACGTTACCGATCCTCGTGACATCGATATCGAAGCCATTGCGCAATACTGCGGCGCCACAGTGATCTACGAACGGCTTGTTGGGTGTGAAGGACGGATTATCGGTCACGGCAATCGCGCAATTATCACAGTGGACCAACGGGCGACCACGTCGAGAAAGAGATTTTCGGCCGCTCATGAATTGGGCCATTGGATGAAGCATCGCGGCAAAGTTGCCCTCGTTTGCGATCATGAACAGCTGATGTGTCAGTGGGAAGGACGTGATAGAGAAAGCGTGGCCAATCGCTATGCAGCTGAATTGCTCCTGCCACAGTATTTGTTTCAGCCGCTTTTGAAAGACAAGCCTCTCACCTTAGAAACGGTTCGAGGGTTGGCGGAACAATTTGAAACCAGTATCACCGCGACCGCCATGCGTTTGGTCCAGCTGACAGATCGTTCCGCCGCGCTGATTTGTGCAAGTGAGCACGGTCGAGCGTGGTTTGAGCTCAGTCCCAGTGCCAAAGCGGCGCAATGTTGGCCGCGACGTACTCTTCCTGTTGATTCCGGAGCGGCTGCTATTCTCAAGCGTGATGAGGAGCTGATTGGGCCCAGAAAGGTACCCGCCACGGTCTGGTTTGGTGGAAACAATGCGTCCATCACGGATGTCGTCGAAGACACGGTGAGAATCACTGCTCACCTTGCCATTAGTTTGGTTGTTTGGCCCTCGTCTTGTACAAGATAA
- a CDS encoding Do family serine endopeptidase gives MKTPTSFSTLTLLGLGLAGWLFGMPIPTVPAADSGSASRKTSPGLRMLEELQTVITDLAEEAKPSVVSIFPVQAAGRSREAGERVPNSTGSGSGVIVDAVGHIITNNHVVGDATEVEVRLSDKTKLFAQVIGKDPDTDLAVLKVTTDHPLPAARFGDSSGVKVGQWVLAVGNPFGLDRTVTLGVVSGIGRENINLSRYENFIQTDASINPGNSGGPLFDLRGDIIGINTAIINFAQGIGFAIPSNMAKQVMNQLINKGKVVRAWLGVGLQPLTLDLASKFGVDENEGVLVNEVFERDPAALAGIRPGDVITKVDGALVDTPNKLSRLVAALDPGSMAIVEVVRDGKRMNLNVALSERRDAVVTASLPQSRSDFKLGIDVQDLTAGLAEKFRLNESRGVLISKVESGSLAQAEGLREGDLIKEVNRADTGTVGEFTIAVAKVKRGDTILLRVLREGRAFYVVLKPSDH, from the coding sequence ATGAAGACACCGACTTCGTTTTCGACCCTGACCTTACTTGGACTCGGCCTCGCCGGGTGGTTATTCGGCATGCCCATCCCGACCGTTCCCGCCGCGGACAGCGGGTCTGCATCGCGCAAAACGTCACCCGGCTTGCGGATGCTTGAAGAACTTCAAACCGTCATCACAGACCTGGCCGAGGAGGCTAAACCCTCCGTGGTCAGTATCTTCCCCGTCCAGGCCGCAGGGCGGTCGCGTGAGGCCGGCGAGCGCGTGCCCAACTCCACCGGATCAGGCTCCGGAGTGATAGTCGATGCGGTCGGCCATATCATCACCAACAACCATGTCGTCGGCGACGCCACGGAGGTCGAAGTTCGCCTCTCCGATAAAACCAAACTGTTTGCACAAGTCATTGGGAAAGACCCCGATACCGACCTGGCTGTCTTGAAAGTCACCACCGACCACCCCCTCCCCGCAGCCCGCTTCGGGGATTCGTCGGGAGTGAAAGTGGGACAGTGGGTGTTGGCCGTCGGCAATCCGTTCGGGCTGGATCGCACGGTGACGCTCGGGGTCGTCAGCGGCATTGGACGGGAAAACATCAATCTGTCGCGGTATGAAAATTTCATTCAGACGGATGCCTCCATCAACCCCGGCAACTCGGGCGGACCGTTGTTCGATCTGCGCGGCGACATCATCGGGATCAACACAGCCATCATCAACTTCGCCCAAGGGATCGGCTTCGCCATACCGTCCAATATGGCCAAGCAGGTGATGAACCAACTCATCAACAAGGGCAAAGTGGTCCGCGCCTGGTTGGGCGTCGGTCTGCAGCCGCTGACTCTTGACCTGGCCAGCAAATTTGGTGTGGATGAGAATGAGGGCGTCCTGGTCAACGAGGTGTTTGAACGGGATCCGGCAGCGCTTGCGGGTATCAGGCCTGGAGACGTCATTACGAAAGTCGATGGCGCGCTCGTCGACACACCGAACAAGCTGTCGCGCCTTGTGGCGGCGCTCGACCCGGGATCCATGGCCATCGTGGAGGTCGTGCGGGACGGGAAACGGATGAACCTGAACGTCGCCTTGAGCGAACGCCGTGATGCGGTGGTAACCGCCTCACTGCCTCAAAGCCGGAGCGACTTCAAACTTGGAATCGACGTGCAAGATCTCACGGCTGGCCTGGCGGAAAAATTCCGCCTCAACGAGAGCCGCGGCGTCCTGATCTCGAAGGTGGAATCCGGAAGTCTGGCCCAGGCGGAAGGCTTACGGGAAGGCGATCTGATCAAGGAAGTGAATCGCGCCGACACAGGCACCGTCGGAGAATTCACGATCGCCGTCGCGAAGGTCAAACGCGGCGATACGATCCTTCTGCGCGTATTGCGCGAAGGCCGGGCCTTTTACGTCGTGCTCAAACCGTCTGACCACTAG
- a CDS encoding Mu transposase C-terminal domain-containing protein: MLFDRYPTIQKAVDSLFLKKVKEHVVQESRMPVKTIHKHFIEKCKEAGLTARHYPLNMNHRGRRALSTYLKRLFKSNLKQAVKARHGDDAARALASREAGPDSIVTRPFERVEFDGHRIDAVCTIDLPNPYGGIQQLVLDRLWLLAIIDVKTRAILGYTLVLNPEYNAEDVLRCIKHALTPWRPMTLTIPGLKYTKGSGLPSGVHAECAWALWDELWFDNAKANLADAVRSNLSRVVGCAINAGPVKTPQRRPFIERLFQTLEENGFHRLPSTTGNGPDDPRRDDPEAAALRWNISYQHLVELTDVLIARYNAEPHTGLGNRSPLEMLEYFIVNEGCEFRAVPEQKRQDLALLHIRVVRCIRGDVTQGKCPYVEFEGVRYYNDVLRHSPDLVGEHLSLLVDPDDLRCVTAYLEDGREFGVLTAHGLWGRTPHTLTVRKAINKLRARKLIFYTDNEDPILVYMDFLNRQAATSKLARGQSAKLLAGLQAVPPTQPTSSIADVTESNPPASSRTVYTPAMRKTRLD, translated from the coding sequence ATGCTGTTCGATCGATACCCGACGATCCAAAAAGCGGTGGACTCCTTGTTCCTGAAGAAAGTCAAAGAGCATGTCGTCCAGGAGTCCCGCATGCCGGTCAAGACGATTCATAAGCACTTCATTGAGAAGTGCAAGGAAGCTGGCCTGACCGCAAGACACTATCCACTCAACATGAACCATCGGGGACGGCGTGCGCTGTCGACCTATCTAAAGCGGCTCTTCAAATCAAACCTGAAACAAGCAGTAAAGGCGCGCCATGGGGATGACGCCGCGCGCGCGCTGGCGTCGAGGGAAGCGGGACCTGACAGCATCGTGACCAGGCCGTTCGAACGGGTTGAGTTTGACGGCCATCGGATCGATGCGGTTTGTACGATTGACCTGCCGAATCCCTATGGAGGCATTCAACAGCTTGTCCTTGATCGACTGTGGCTACTCGCCATCATTGACGTGAAGACTCGCGCTATTTTGGGGTACACCTTGGTGCTAAATCCCGAATACAACGCAGAGGACGTCCTCCGTTGCATCAAGCATGCGCTGACGCCCTGGAGACCGATGACCTTAACCATCCCCGGATTGAAGTATACGAAGGGGAGTGGGCTCCCTTCTGGAGTCCATGCCGAATGCGCCTGGGCGTTGTGGGACGAATTATGGTTCGACAACGCCAAAGCCAATCTGGCCGATGCGGTCAGGTCGAATCTCAGTCGAGTAGTCGGATGTGCCATTAATGCTGGCCCTGTGAAAACCCCTCAGCGTCGACCGTTCATTGAACGGCTCTTTCAAACGTTGGAAGAGAACGGATTTCATCGGCTGCCGTCCACGACGGGCAACGGTCCAGATGATCCTCGCCGTGACGACCCAGAAGCCGCGGCGCTACGCTGGAATATCTCGTACCAACACCTTGTTGAACTGACCGACGTACTCATTGCTCGTTACAATGCCGAGCCGCACACGGGATTGGGCAATCGGTCACCGCTCGAGATGCTTGAGTACTTTATTGTGAATGAGGGATGCGAGTTCCGGGCAGTGCCTGAACAGAAGCGACAAGACCTCGCGCTGCTCCACATCCGCGTCGTGCGGTGTATTCGCGGAGATGTGACGCAGGGGAAGTGCCCCTACGTTGAATTTGAAGGCGTCCGCTATTACAACGATGTCCTCCGTCATAGTCCAGACCTCGTCGGAGAACACCTGTCGCTCCTCGTCGATCCGGACGATCTCCGTTGTGTCACTGCGTATCTCGAGGACGGCCGAGAATTTGGCGTGCTCACGGCCCATGGGCTTTGGGGCCGGACGCCGCATACGCTCACCGTTCGAAAGGCCATTAATAAACTCCGAGCTCGGAAGCTGATCTTCTATACGGATAATGAGGACCCGATCCTCGTCTATATGGACTTCCTCAATCGGCAAGCGGCGACGAGTAAGCTGGCGAGGGGACAGTCGGCAAAACTCCTGGCAGGGCTTCAGGCAGTTCCCCCGACTCAGCCCACGTCGTCGATCGCCGATGTCACAGAGTCGAATCCCCCAGCGTCGTCCCGCACGGTCTATACCCCCGCCATGAGGAAGACCCGCCTCGATTAA
- a CDS encoding ATP-binding protein translates to MSHVLHLRPSVPSGTHPIETGRYTLFTPPLGRFCDDLKNWVDNRAVGAIVTAPPRFGKSKGIRFAIDELRAGLGATFPVLSFSCQDHQRPTEARFFENLLSDFGHGFSDRGSSNARQARLIQFLVQQACVGHHRRLVLIADEAQKLQEPHYNWLVDIYNKLDRHDITTTVVLVGQPELIHQRAAFEKAKKMQIVGRFMVHLHEFAGLRNQKDFAYCLKGYDDESEYPEASGYSFTRYFFPSGFEAGWRLAGEAKVLWEAFQHVRAEAKLPGKAEIPMQYFSRTVEFALRNYGSMDGGQPTISLNQWKEAIERSGYREAGRYL, encoded by the coding sequence ATGTCACATGTCCTACACCTAAGACCTTCTGTGCCTTCTGGAACCCACCCGATCGAAACTGGACGATATACGCTCTTCACGCCACCATTGGGCCGCTTCTGCGACGACCTCAAAAACTGGGTCGATAATCGGGCTGTAGGTGCCATCGTGACGGCGCCGCCCAGATTTGGAAAATCCAAAGGGATTCGATTTGCTATTGATGAATTGCGCGCGGGACTTGGCGCGACGTTCCCGGTTTTGTCATTTAGCTGTCAGGACCATCAGCGTCCGACTGAAGCACGGTTTTTTGAAAATTTGCTCAGCGACTTCGGTCATGGCTTCAGTGACCGTGGATCCAGCAACGCCAGGCAAGCACGGCTCATACAGTTTTTAGTCCAGCAAGCCTGTGTGGGTCATCATCGGCGCCTGGTCTTAATTGCAGACGAGGCACAGAAACTCCAGGAACCGCACTATAACTGGTTGGTCGACATCTATAATAAGCTGGATCGTCACGATATCACGACAACCGTTGTGCTTGTCGGGCAACCGGAATTAATTCATCAACGAGCTGCCTTTGAAAAGGCAAAGAAAATGCAGATTGTCGGCCGGTTCATGGTGCATCTTCACGAATTCGCCGGTCTGCGAAACCAGAAGGATTTCGCCTACTGCCTGAAGGGCTACGATGATGAGTCCGAGTACCCTGAGGCCAGCGGCTATTCGTTCACACGATATTTCTTTCCCTCAGGATTTGAGGCGGGATGGCGCTTGGCCGGGGAAGCAAAGGTTCTTTGGGAGGCATTCCAGCATGTGAGGGCTGAGGCCAAGCTACCTGGTAAAGCTGAAATCCCGATGCAGTACTTTTCACGAACTGTGGAATTCGCTCTCAGGAACTACGGGTCGATGGACGGTGGCCAACCGACCATTTCATTGAATCAGTGGAAAGAAGCTATCGAACGTTCTGGATACCGTGAAGCGGGGCGATACTTATGA
- a CDS encoding TrkA C-terminal domain-containing protein, producing MLSFELLARIRKELFLTGSAFYETIVAIAERVNRKVHVLRLHGQATTILQQIHIIHQQIGRRIAASTATAAGSVPTEPAANLAPLEDFIRVAADRIKSQRTALQQVERQIRELKMELAHEDLLTMQRELGLRDAAIERVVVARGAPVIGHPIGEFDFPPTTHIAAVFRGPFLLPLLNSLTLRPDDIVIVVGLRHDLAHWLPHFQRPAASKTA from the coding sequence ATGCTGTCCTTTGAGCTCCTAGCTCGCATCCGCAAAGAACTGTTCCTCACCGGCAGCGCATTCTACGAGACGATTGTCGCCATTGCCGAACGCGTCAATCGCAAGGTTCATGTCCTCCGTCTGCATGGCCAAGCCACGACCATCCTGCAGCAGATCCATATCATCCATCAGCAGATCGGCCGACGCATCGCCGCATCGACCGCAACTGCTGCCGGCAGCGTTCCGACGGAGCCTGCGGCGAATCTCGCACCCCTTGAGGACTTCATTCGGGTTGCCGCCGACCGCATCAAGAGCCAACGCACCGCCTTGCAACAGGTCGAGCGCCAGATCCGCGAGCTCAAGATGGAGTTGGCTCACGAAGACCTGCTGACCATGCAGCGAGAACTGGGTCTACGGGATGCCGCCATTGAACGTGTGGTGGTGGCACGCGGGGCCCCGGTCATCGGCCATCCGATCGGCGAATTTGACTTCCCGCCGACAACCCATATCGCCGCCGTCTTTCGCGGGCCTTTCCTGCTCCCTCTCTTGAATTCCCTGACCCTCAGACCGGACGACATCGTCATCGTGGTCGGCCTGCGCCACGACTTGGCCCACTGGCTACCCCATTTTCAACGCCCAGCCGCCTCCAAGACCGCCTGA